Proteins from one Mucilaginibacter jinjuensis genomic window:
- a CDS encoding GIY-YIG nuclease family protein: MERGGSVYILTNKTHSVLYTGVTSDLPGRIWQHKNKTYPKSFTAKYGCDKLVYHYMYFHIEEAINAEKTIKGSNRDKKIQLINGMNPEWKDLYDELMSQ, translated from the coding sequence ATGGAACGAGGCGGAAGCGTTTACATATTAACCAACAAAACACACAGCGTTTTATACACAGGTGTGACATCCGATTTACCTGGCAGGATTTGGCAACATAAAAATAAAACATATCCTAAAAGCTTTACCGCTAAATATGGATGTGATAAATTGGTCTATCATTATATGTACTTCCATATTGAAGAGGCAATAAATGCAGAGAAGACGATAAAAGGAAGTAACAGAGATAAAAAGATTCAGTTAATAAATGGTATGAATCCTGAATGGAAGGATTTGTATGATGAGTTGATGAGTCAATAA